From the Solanum lycopersicum chromosome 10, SLM_r2.1 genome, one window contains:
- the LOC101259890 gene encoding thioredoxin-like protein Clot codes for MPLKVLDATITTFDGVFEKFKAESPKNKANFILFLADIDPSTNLSWCPDCVRAEPVIYKKLEASYDDIALLRAYVGDRPTWRTPQHPWRVDGRFNLKGVPTLIRWENDAIKGRLEDHEAHLDHKIGSLLNEA; via the exons ATGCCGTTGAAGGTGTTGGACGCAACCATAACAACTTTTGATGGAGTTTTTGAAAAGTTTAAAGCAGAGTCGCCCAAAAACAAAGCCAATTTCATCCTGTTCCTGGCTGATATAGACCCTTCTACCAACCTTAGTTGGTGCCCTG ATTGTGTAAGAGCTGAACCTGTGATATACAAGAAACTGGAAGCATCATATGATGATATAGCACTTCTGAGGGCTTATGTCGGGGACAGACCTACTTGGAGGACTCCACAGCACCCATGGCGAGTAGATGGGAGGTTCAACCTCAAAGGGGTACCAACCTTAATCAGATGGGAAAATGATGCAATCAAAGGTCGTCTTGAAGACCATGAAGCACACCTTGATCACAAAATTGGTTCCCTTCTGAATGAAGCTTAA
- the LOC101259588 gene encoding uncharacterized protein: MENKSTMTDDLQEQTIYQDRVTQPGQDNVMENILKTLTTLCTKVDSMGLRIQKLEEKEESTSQQHDSKNVELRRSADGKKPELEGDVGKLDKTHDNVCLNAATASTSTTKGASGIRYTNLNMNKIFDKPFIPKNQKDSLFIPPQIHTYSESLNQDKKAYNHITRSYIENLYKIQNYLNSTPRSPTTKNPNTDFITQKLQGYNKLIAQPGTNANLVKTCYSYGLLNTVYTQTGDEISTIPELYKAFMNYKRITKGTLFYIKFYSAPAEILFDEIKPIIQVIKIGLTRDMIIPEDIGIQQEIQKIEIPEFYANKRVIGIATILNELTNNYLNGNSVWSYYVREQVMIYSNSKETREQDMEEIRQWILSLLKPEQKPTTRALRKGFISEELLTRYCKIIGQKYPDHICSKCQGEDNVIPDVQIE; encoded by the exons atggaaaacaaatcaactatgacaGATGATCTACAAGAacag actatttatcaagacagagttacacagccaggacaagataatgttatggaaaacatactcaaaaccctaactacactttgtacaaaagtggacagtatgggattgagaattcaaaagctagaagaaaaggaagaatctacaagtcagcagcatgactctaaaaatgtggagctacgtcgttcggcagacggtaaaaagccagaactagaaggagacgttgggaaactcgataaaacccatgacaatgtttgtttaaatgcagctacagcaagcacatctacaacaaaaggagctagtggaataagatatacaaatttaaatatgaacaaaatcttcgataaaccatttattccaaagaaccaaaaagactcattatttataccaccgcaaatacatacttactcagaaagtttaaaccaagataaaaaagcctacaaccacataacccgctcatatattgaaaacctttataaaatccaaaattatttaaactcaacaCCTAGATCTCCAACTACCAAAAACCCTAACACTGATTTTATAACCCAAaagctacaaggatataataagttaatagcaCAACCGGGCACCAATGCaaatctagtaaaaacatgttatagttatggattacttaatacagtttatacccaaacaggagatgaaatatctaccataccagagctatacaaagcctttatgaactataaaagaattactaaaggaacattgttttatataaagttttattcagcaccagcagagatattatttgatgagataaaaccaattatacaagttataaaaattggtttgaccagagatatgataattccagaagatatcggaatacaacaagaaatacaaaagattgagataccaGAATTCTACGCCAACAAAAGAGTTATAGGAATAGCAActatcctaaatgaactaactaacaattatttaaacggaaactcagtatggagctattatgtacgagagcaagttatgatatattcaaattctaaagaaaCCAGAGAACAAGATATGGAAGAGATACGCCAATGGATACTTAGTCTACTCAAGCCAGagcaaaaaccaacaacaagagcattaaggaaagggtttatttcggaagaattattgaccagatattgcaaaattattggacaaaaataccccgaccatatatgttcaaaatgtcaaggagaAGATAATGTCATACCAGACGTACAAAtcgaataa